The Parafrankia discariae DNA window TCCCGGAGGGCACGCCGCTGGAGAAGGCCTACGACGTCGACCAGTCCGTGGTCACGAAGGTCGGTGCCGGCGGCGCGAGCATGTCGACGGTGTCAGCGCCGTGGCTTCAGGCTCGGATGATCGCCCAGGCGGGTATCGCGCGGGGGATGCGGGTCCTGGAGGTGGGCAGCGGTGGTTACAACGCGGCCTTGGTTGCTGACATTGTCGGTGCGGACGGTCAGGTCGTGACCGTGGACATCGATCCGGAGGTGACAGCCCGCGCGACCGCGGGGCTGGACGCCGCCGGGTACGGCGACCGGGTTGTCGTCGTCACCGCGGATGCGGATCATGGCGTCCTCGAGTACGGGGCCTACGACGCGGTAGTGGTGACCGTCGGGGCGTGGGACCTGGCGCCAGCGTGGCTGGAGCAGCTGACCCCGGACGGTGTGATCGTCGTGCCGCTGCGGATGAACACGTTCACCCGCTCGCTGGCATTGCGCCGGTCGGGGGAGCACTGGGTGAGCACGTCCGCGCAGCTGTGCGGGTTCGTTCCGATGCAGGGCGTGGGGGCGCGGGTGGAACGCCGGCTTCGGCTGCGCGACCCGGCCGGTGGGGTCGTGACGCTCCTGTTCGACGAGACCGAACTCCACGACCCGCGTCTGCTGACGGGCGCGCTGGAGCACGGCCCGGTCCGGGCCTGGTCCGGGGTCACGATCCCTGTCCAGGTCGACTTCGGCGACCTGCATCTGTGGCTTGCCGGGTTCCTGCCCGGCTTCTGCCGGGTCGAGGCGGGGCCCGGCACGCCGATGGCGACCGAGGGCGTGTGCAGGACCTGGTTCCCGTTTGGGGCCGTGATCGGTGATTCGTTCTGCGTGATGGAGCTCCGCGAGAGCGGCCTGTCCGGCGCACAGCGCGAGTTCGGCGCGCGGGGGTACGGCCCGCACGCCGCCGAGGCCGCCGAGGCGCTGGTCGCTCAGATCAAGGCCTGGGACGCCCACGGCCGGGAGATTCCCGGCAACGCCTTTGCCTACTGGCCCGCGGGGACCGCCATCCCC harbors:
- the fxlM gene encoding methyltransferase, FxLD system translates to MTPQAPSVASVDQADAMRAAMTDRLVADGWIGGPEVEAAFRTVPRHLFVPEGTPLEKAYDVDQSVVTKVGAGGASMSTVSAPWLQARMIAQAGIARGMRVLEVGSGGYNAALVADIVGADGQVVTVDIDPEVTARATAGLDAAGYGDRVVVVTADADHGVLEYGAYDAVVVTVGAWDLAPAWLEQLTPDGVIVVPLRMNTFTRSLALRRSGEHWVSTSAQLCGFVPMQGVGARVERRLRLRDPAGGVVTLLFDETELHDPRLLTGALEHGPVRAWSGVTIPVQVDFGDLHLWLAGFLPGFCRVEAGPGTPMATEGVCRTWFPFGAVIGDSFCVMELRESGLSGAQREFGARGYGPHAAEAAEALVAQIKAWDAHGREIPGNAFAYWPAGTAIPSSKAPVGRFRKTHGTATITWPAAG